The Rattus norvegicus strain BN/NHsdMcwi chromosome 9, GRCr8, whole genome shotgun sequence genome contains the following window.
GTTTGGGAGACTTAGAGTGGGAAGTGTTAGGTGCCGATTGTGCCTCTGCCCTAGTGCACGTGCCGAGTCTTAACCCCACTGCTTTTGGATGTGACCTTCTTGGAAACACGGTCATTACACTTGTAATCAGACGAGGGCAGACCCCTTGCCCTACTCTAGGGGTAAGATGCCCTTATGTCATGGGTGTTGGGCACAGGCAGACACATGGGACATGAGCCAAAGGTACAGGTGGGTGATTTGTCTACAGACCAGGGGCACTAGTGCCAGCAGCCTCAGGAAGCTGAGCAATGAGTGGATGCTGAAGGGCAGCCCTGCTAAAAACATTACCTAAGCTCCCGAACAAACTGGAATCACCCGTCTGTGTGGCTAAGTCCCCAGTGGCCAGCCCTTCGTCACAGCTAGCTGCCTGTGATGTTTGATTCTGTTaatttgacaggatctagaatcctGTAGGAGACAAGCTCTTGGACACGTCAGGGAGAGAGTATCTGGATTAGGCTAGCTGAGGCAAACCACCTGAAGTGTGAGTGAAACCATTTGGTGGCCTGGGGTCCTAGgctgaagaaaaaggagaaagcaagctccAGAAAGCACTGGGGCTGAAGAGGgcctcagcggttaagggcacttgctctTGCAGTAGAtccaggttcaatccctagcacctacatggtgcgTCACAAATGTCCATGACAGCAGGACgctctcctctgcttcctgcctgtggtTTGCTGTGTGACAGCTCCCTCGAGCTTCTGCTCTTGTGTGCCCTCCACATCAGTGAACTATACTCTGAAAGGGTGAGTCCAGATAAGCCCTTAGGTTCGCAGGTGTCCTGTCATAAGAAGCCAAGCAGCTTCTACAGTGCTCTGAGGAATGCACTGGGATCATCCGCATTCCATGCAGCTCCCAATGTGACGGCTGTGCAGCTGCAGCCCCTGCATCCGTTCCTCTCGGGCCCCCAGGATGGGAGGCCATCTGTGCTCTGGGACACCAGCTCTACCCTCTCACTCACCTCAGCCCCAGACTCAGGTTCCCTGGGGGGGACTTTGTGTCTCTGTCGTTTTTTTCTTCGTCTCTGAATCAAGTTTTCCAAGTCTGTCAGGTTGTCCAGGGTCAGTCTGGAACTGTTAAATCTTTCCAGCTAGGGCAGAAGAGGTACCCAAGCCAGACATCAGCCACAGGGGGTAGGGACTTGGGGCAGGCTGCTGACTAAACTATTTCTGCTCTGAGGAAGCACCAGTGGCTTTGGCTGGCTGACAATGGCCGTGGGCTCTAGGCCCTCATTGCTCATAGATACCCACACTGCCCCTCTCTCATCAGTCCCATCCCTAGAACActcactttctttctcttctcttcctccaactTTAGTTTCTCCCAGGCCACAGCCTCTTGGGGTCCCAGCGTCCAGCCACTAGGCCAGCCACCAGGATCAGGAACTCCACGGCCAAACTCCAACGCTTTCCTGCCAACTCTTTCTCCACTTACCTGCAGGACAAGTAGGATAGATTACCGATCGGAACCACTGTAGGGATGCTTTGAAATCAGTGGCAAGGCATTAGGATAGCTGAGGCCTGGCATGCAAAGGCCAGTTGTGAACCTGGAGTCAGTCTGACTCTTACTGCTGAACACTTCCTGGTGGGCTGTGCtgttggtacacacacacacacacacacacacacacacacacacacacacacacacacacgccacctGCAGTTTTCACCAACTGTGGCAATGGCCAAGGCCCAGGGGAAATGACTGGCTGCCCCATCAGCAGATCAGAGAGTTGAGGGAGGTGGGGTCTATTTATACTGCTGTGTTCATGCCAGGCGACACCTTAGCTTCCACCCTGGGCTTCTACCCCCAGATTCCTGAGGGGTTATGCCACACTGCCACCTGACCCGAGCTTAAAGAAGAGAGGCTCCTGGGTCAAATTCCAAATCCCTGCTTTCAGCCCTTGGGTCTTAAGAGAAATTATGTTTCTGCCTCTGTTAAATGCGCTCAGAGACCATCCCCCTGCAGCCTACCCATTCCCTTAGCAGACACCCAGGGAGCTGGAGAACACAGGGGGTGCAGATgctgagagaaaagagagacaggtGTGAGTCACTCTCACAACCTCAAGCCTCTCGGACCCAGCTTTGCTGTCTACTTCCCCGAGGGAGCCAGCGGGGCCACCGTACCAGAGTGAGGCATGTGTGTGCCTCATGCCTCCATGCCCGGTGTCACCAACATCACACAGCCACACTGCCAAAGGCTGTTTCTCTTACTTCCCCAGGGAACCCAACAGCACCCCTAACATGGCCAGACCCTCTGGGAAGTTCAATCCGGACTACCCTGTTGCTTGACCTAAAGGAACTGTATGTACAGCTCTACCCATGGCTTCCAGGGTACTTACCATTTCCTTTCCACCATCCAGATCGAGCGTTAGGAGTGCTAAcctggcatgtgtgaggcccCAAGATGGGGCCCCAGAACCACATTCACCAAGCTAAACAAAGACTCGGTAACTTGTTTTCCCGTCATCTATGACCCAGCTTCTTCCCATCTGTCCTTCCTCTCCTGACACCCGTCATTTGAGACCTGACCCTCAGCTCCCAGAAAGATTTCATTGCTCTGGCCATGGTCAGGGTCCCTGCGTCTTATACAGATTTCTCGGCAGTCACCCGCCCTCCACTCACATCCTTACCAACTGCTGAATGCTGATGAAGTCCATGGTCCCCCCCTTGCTCTCCATGAGCACCTGGGACCAAGTGAGCTCAGCTCTTTTATGGGAGAGAGCtctcttgggggtggggagcgACAAAACCTGTGCCCAGGCCAGATGACTCTGGGGCTCTGTCACACTAACCAAAATACAGGTCTGGGAATGTGGCCCGCTGGGGGCGGGAAAAGGAGCTGTTTGGAGCCACTGAGTCGGCAATCTCCTCAGACTCCCACTACCCTGCACCTGCCACACCCCACATCTAACAGGGAGCCATTTTACCACCAAATGGGCTGGGATCCCTGGGCCAGACCCAAGGGaaacttttttaagatttatttatttaatgtatatgagtgtactgtagctgtcttcagacacaccagaagagggcatcggatcccattacagatggttgtgagccaccatgtgattgctgggaattgaactcaagacctctggaagagcagttagagctcttaaccactgagccatctctccagcccccggggAAACATCTCTTACTCTTCAGTTTAGAGCCCACTGGTGAGGAGCCCAGGTTCACAGTATAAATCTGGCTGCCTGAGATACTGcaaggacccagggctggtgctGTCACCCCAGCACAAAGCTGGCAGCCTACAGAGGACCTCAGGAGGGACAACAGAAGAGGCTGACCTAATGCCTTGGGAATTCTCCTGGGCTACAAGATGAAACTAGGCTTCATACCATTTCCCAGCTGGCTAGTCTCAAGGCTGCCCTTCCCTCCCAGACTCGTCCCTCAGCAGGCTGACAGCCAACATGGTGTTTTTGCCCAGTCTGTCATCAGCTTACAGGTCCACATCAGACACTCTTCATGGAACATGCTCTTCCTTCAACGGGGCATGGGGACTGAGACCTGCTCTGGGTCTTGCTCTGTCTGTGTCAATACCAGTGACAACCAGCCACGAAGCAAACTGGTCTTAGCCAACAAAATCAAATACTTAATTCTCCAGAAGCCTGGAATGCTTTTCACTCTGCTGTGCCCCGAATTCCAGCTTGACCTTTGAGAGGAAAGCGGATACCCAGTAAACAAGATTCTCGCACAGGCAACATCAACAGAGATGACCGTGTGAGCTCAAGACTTATATGTAGCTGAAAGGGCCAGAGACCGTGGAGGGTCAGCACAGTGTTTTTTAAAGCTGCCTGGGAATGCTTTCTTTGCAAAAACAACCTTGGTGATGAGGGAAACAGTTACTCCTGAGAAGGCAGATAAGAATGTCGGAGTAGCTCTCCTTCCACTGTCCTACATTTGAAGCATCTGGGTTTGGTTGCTTGCGACTGCTATTCCAATACTCGGGTGGGCagaggtggtgcatgcctttgatcggagcactctggaggcagaggcaggagcattgctgggaatttgaggccagcctggtctacatggtcagttccaaaaaaaaaaaaaaaaccccaggactACTACACAGAGAGAGCCTgtcacaaacaagcaaacatctTACGCTCAGGCCAAGGAAAGAGGATCTGGGGTTCAAAGTTCTTCTGAGCCAGCCAGGTGCGGTGGTGTAAGCCTTTAAAtccagcactgcagaggcaggggcaggtgggtctgagtttgaggtctacaaagtgagttccaggacagccagggctacacagagaaaccctgtctagaaaacaacaaaaaacaaaaagttcagCTAGGCCACTCTGTATCCAAccaaaggaatttttttttattttaggaaaatTCTAGTTTGTTCCATACAAAGCTAACTGTTATTATCTCTAAATTAACAAGATaataattcttaatttttaaaataaatctaaagaccCACGTGATTATTGCTGCCTCAGTGGCCTGAGGGGAAAACACGTCTTCCCAACCTTTCCTCTTGTGCCTCACAGCACGATATTTGAAGAGTGTCACTCCGAATAGCTTGGCACTCTTCCCACACTGCCGCCAGCATTTGGTATAGGTGACACCTGACCCTCATACCAGGGAGCAAGTCAGTTTGTGTCTTCTCTCAGTAGGTCGGTCGTTCCTCTCCTTAGCCCTCCCGAACCCATCTCTGCACttacgcgtgcacacacacagagtctcacaCTGTTGCTCAGACCAGCCTCTAACTGGTAACACTGCCTAagctcccgagtgctgggattacatcaGCCTCAAGgcctggtgctcttttttttttttttttaaatatacagcaTAGTTCAGTGAGTCTCTCAGTCAGTGCTGGGggatccagggccttgtgctttcctGCAAAGTTTGTAAATGAGTCTGTAAGCAGACACTTTTGTATCAAAGATGGATCTGCCTAGGTTGCTACAGAGAGGTCAATGATTAGCTGGACACAGTTAAACAGGGATTGCTAAACTGCCATCTACAGTGTGTGTGCCAGTTTCCATGACCAGAAGCCAGCCTGCTCAAGGCAAGCCATGGCATGACAAAGAATTTTAATATACATTAGACAATATGTACGTTATGTTTCTATATGTACAGACAACGCCCAGAGggaattgctgggaattgaaaccaggACCTCCGGacgagcagtgctcttaaccattgagccatctctccagcctagcaaAAACATTTGGAATGGGCATAGTTGGGAGGTCAGAGACAGGCGTGCAGCCTCACCAGTAATCAACGCAAGACAAACAGGAGAGCAGTTATGATTATGTGaggtttagagacagggtctctgtagctctggctggcctggagctcggagagattaaaggtgtgtgcagccACACCTGGACAGTTGCACAGTTGCAAAGGTCGGACTACTAGAACTGAACATCGGGAATAAAGGCTAGCGTTGGTTAGACTGTGAGGTCCTGGCACTGTTATCGCACTGTATCAGGAATCAAGCCCAGGGCTTTTGCATGTCAGGCAAAcatcctaccactgagctatgcccctCTTTTTACctgaggcccaggctggccttgaacaacGGGTGAGCACAGCTGGTGTTCCAGGACTGCACTACCAGGCCAGGCTGAGCATCCGGTGCTCCCCCTGCTGCTTGTGACGTAGTGCGTGCACTCATGAGAGTGCTGTCTGCAGACTTCCCATGTCCCAGAGCAACCGTGAGGCAGTCCTTTGCATCTCTCAGACGGGGGCCCTGAGGGCTTAAAAGAACCCTGCACCAAGCTCAGTCAGCCGGAAacagcttccttttttctttttttcccaagatttatttattatatataagtacattgtagctgtcttcagacacaccagaagagggcatcagatcccattacagatggttatgagccaccatgtggttgctgggatttgaactcaggacctctggaagagcagtcagtgctctaaaccactgagccgtctctccagccccatgttttcTCTAATACTTCAAAGTTTTGTGTTTTTAGCTTCCGAATGCTGCATTTTGAAATTCATCTTTGTCCGTGGGATGACATCAAGAGATgagctttattttctttcaaatggcTATGTATCTCTACATGGATTCGCTTATATGATCGCCTGTCTAGGCTCCCAAGTCTTCCCCTGCCGGCTGCCACACTGGCCAGACCGGGCTCTTCAGGGCATTCCGGCCCTGGTCCCGGCAGCACGATGCGGTTGGTACAAGTTGGGGGCAGGGAGAGCTAGTCTGTGCACCCTTCAAGGGCAGCCAGACACAGGAGGAGGAGCCTCAGCTGGCCAGCAGGTCCCACAGGCCACTGTTGCAGGGCAGCAGGTCACATGCTAGGCGTGCTTTGCGATCCCGGACAGTCTTCAGGGCTGGGCTGTGTTGTAACAGGAGGGAGCAAATGTCCTCATGACCCTTCTCGGCAGCCTGGGGGagggagatagagggagagggagagggagagggagagggagagagagagagagagacagacagacagacaagagagacaagagagagggagagaaagagagagacagacaggcaagagagacaagagagagagagacaagagagagagagagagagagagagagagagagagagagagagattaatgaAAAGGCAAACCGGAGCTGGGCCCTGCACCTTCTTATTCCTCCTTCTAGAACCTGCTTGCTCTGACAATGTCTCCTGGCACAGGAGCCCAGGTGTGTAAGCACACTTCCAAAGGCCACCAAGGCCCCACGCCTCCCTGACCCGAAGGTTTGTGAAGCCCTGGGGCTGTCTGGGAAGCTACTCAGCATCAGCTGTGGTTCGGTTCCTTCTCTTCTGGAACTCTCTTCGTGAAACTGACTGGCCTTGAAatttggcaatcctcctgcctcggctttCCGAgggttggaattacaggtgtgagcagCCATGTTTGGGTCGTCTTTGGTCTTTGTGCACGTCAGGcttcctaccactgagctacactggaaactacccccaccccagccaaagctcactctgtagaccaggctggcctcaaactcagatctgcagtgatgggattaaaggcttgtgcgcACCACTGACGAGTCCTGAcaagtatttctttaaaaaaagacaagacCCAAGCTTCTACGCCTAGGAGGTATCTAACAAAACCCAACAGCCAGCTGTTCAGGCAGTTGGATTTCAGTAAGTGCCTAGGGCATGTGCTAAGGCTATAGGTTAAACACAAGAAGGCCCAGCTGCTGCCCCTGGTGAGAGACGGACCTCAAGCTCAGGATGAACAGGTGCCTGGGTTAcatttctactgctgtgaggaaacaTTGTGACCAAATGCAATTTGGGGAGGTCAGGCTTTATTTCCTGGGGTTGGTGTTGCTCACCGtgaagggaagtcaaggcaggaactcaaggcaggacctGTGGTGCCCAAAGTTAACCTGTAAGCCCTATCTGCCACATGTTTGAGAACACCCTGATCTGCATTAgggagttccaggttagccagtgCAGCAAAACAAAACTCTGCTGGGaagggcagggtggggtggggggcttgTCTCAAAGAAGGGGAGCAGAGGGAGTTGGGGAACAGCTATTCAGGGGATAGTTTGTGACACACAGTGACAGTGAGTACACGGGGATAAAAAGACTTAACAGAGTTTGAATGCACGAGTCAAGGTTAGGAGCTCACAACAGGAAGCCGGCAGGAGCCAAACCCAGATGGCTTGGTAGGATGAGCTCCTTGGACTTGGAAAAAGCCAGCCTCTGGGGTAGGGCTTGGTGGGAACCCTCCTCCTCAccccaagatagggtttctctgtgtagaccaggctggcttcaaacttagaaGTTGGTGTTGGGATAAGGAGGGACTCTATACGCATATGCATAAATCAAGTCTCTAAGATGCATATGTGGGCTGGGCATAGAGTTCAGTGGGAGAGCACAAACCTAGCAATCCCCAGAGCTTAgacacagacagacggacagatggacagacagacagttggagagaaagagggagggagcaaTTGGTAAAGTGGATGCCTGGAGAAAGGGTGTAGAATACTGAGCCCCCAAAATGATAATCCTGTCTATGACCCGGGACTCTCCAAAGTGGTGGCAGAGAGAGGCAAAGCAGTGCTGGTTTCATAAAGCTGACTCCTCAGGAAGCTTCACAGCTTGTCACTGAGTGGGGGAACCAGTTTCTGTAGTGAGAAGACGGTGAGGGAGCCGTTTTCCTAAAGTGGTGGCAGGTGAGGGAGGTGAGGCGGAAGATTCCAGGTGGTCTTTCCTTGCCTTTATTTCCTGTTCTCCACAGTGCCCTCTGTGACGGTTCAACTTGGGGGGTTTACAGTCACCTACAGCACATACCTACGGGTGTGAGGGCATTTCAGTCACCTACAGCACATACCTACGGGTCTGAGGGCATTTCTAGAGCCCTTTAACCTCCTGAGTGGAGGTCCCAGCCTGCCTGGCGCCCTGTCTTTAATCTTAgcagttggaaggcagaggcaaacagatctctgtgtgttcaaagccagcctggtctacagagtagagTTGTAGGCCAACCAGGATAACatagactttgtctcaaaaaaaagtaaataaggggttgggggtttagctcactggtagagcgcttgcctagcaagcgcaaggccctgggttcggtccccagctccgaaaaaaagaaaaaaaaaaagtaaataaaaataatatttttggggctggagagatggctcagaggttaagagcacccgactgctcttccagaggtcctgagttcaattcccagcaaccacatggtggctcacaaccatctgtaaagagatccgatgccctcttctggtgtgtctgaagacagctacagtgtacttatatataataaatgaataaatcttttaaaaaaaaatatttttggtcACAGCaaagcaacaagaaaaaaaaaaagcagtacaAGATTAAAGAGAAAAAGGCTTGAAGGAGACAGCGACATACCTTATGTAGACTGGTCATGCCGTCATCGTCCACCAGCTGGGGGTTGGACCCATGGGAAAGCAGCAGCCGTGCGATTTCCGTGTGCCCACAGTAGCTGGCCCGGTGCAAAGCCGTGGCGCCCCCGTTGGTCCGGGCATCACACTTTGCTCCATTTTCTAGCAGAAACTGGCAAACGTCATAGTGCCCATTGCGGCTAGCATAGTGCTGCAAAGGTCAGAGACTGAAGTCAGGTGGCAAAGTCCTGGCAGGTGACAAGGCGTTGGGAGGCTAAGAGCCAGGGGGCAGTGTCGGAAACGCTGTGCCCTTCCACTAATTAAGATACCCAGCTGCTCAGGATGTGGCCAGAGTTAAAAGCGAAGGGTGGCTAAAAATGCAATGTAGGTGGGGGGTGCTTAGTGGTcacggtggcacaggcctgtgtctggaatcccagcacttgggaggaggcagggggatcaacgacaagttcaaggctaatctGGATTCTGTGACAGCCTATTTCAAGAGACAGAACAACAAATTTTAAAGCTGGGTGAGGTGGCATGTACTACAGATTCTCAGTACCCAAGAGGGAGAGTGACTGCAAGGACAGCCTGGACCACAGAGTGAATCCTGACAAAAGACCAAAACGAAcgaaacaacaactacaaaaaacCAGTGAACTAGTGTGACGACTCGTTTGGTGAAAGCACTTACCGCAAAGTCTGATGGCTTAAGTTCTACACCCAGACCTCACAtggtggaacacacacacacacacacacacacacacacacacacactcacacaaagagaaagggagtgggaggaagagaggagagggacacacacacaagaggggaggaagggggaggcgagagggacacacacacacacacaccagggccTTCCTGGAAATAAAGGGAAGGGAGCAGCAGCCCAGAGTTAAGCCTCTCCCAGAGCTCACCAGTGCAGTGTAGCCAGCAGAGTCTGGCTGGCTAGGGTCTGTGGCCTTCTGGATGAAATGCTTCACTCGGCCCAGGTCTCCATTCAGGGCGGCCGACCAGATTCCTGCAGAAAGGCATTCAAAGCTCTGAGCAGAGTGATATGacgttttttcttttcctttttatttattttgaaagcaTTGCTTCTACCTTTTGACTGAAGTTTCAACATCTCTAAGTTAAAGCTTGAGCTGCTATATCGATATTACCCCCAGGAAGCAAGCAAGAATTCCATGCGAAGACTATTGTAATCTGGACCTGTCAtaaaagtgaattccaggacagccagggctacacagagaagccctgtctcaataCGAGGATCAAGGAACagtggctcagcaggtcaagtTCCTACTACCAAGCCTAActacctgagttcagtccattCCACCTACACAGTGGAAGGGCAAAACCGAGTCTACCAAGTCCCCTCTGACATCACAGCTCACACCCTGACACCCCACCTGTCCTAATTAAAAACCGGGTAAAATTATTGGAGTAAAATGATCACAAATAGGTCGACCAAGACTACAAACCC
Protein-coding sequences here:
- the Ankrd39 gene encoding ankyrin repeat domain-containing protein 39 isoform X2 — its product is MAAPQSCADGSCCSHPGAVPGVQQTLEEMDFERGIWSAALNGDLGRVKHFIQKATDPSQPDSAGYTALHYASRNGHYDVCQFLLENGAKCDARTNGGATALHRASYCGHTEIARLLLSHGSNPQLVDDDGMTSLHKVCRSLPLSPSPRLPRRVMRTFAPSCYNTAQP
- the Ankrd39 gene encoding ankyrin repeat domain-containing protein 39 is translated as MAAPQSCADGSCCSHPGAVPGVQQTLEEMDFERGIWSAALNGDLGRVKHFIQKATDPSQPDSAGYTALHYASRNGHYDVCQFLLENGAKCDARTNGGATALHRASYCGHTEIARLLLSHGSNPQLVDDDGMTSLHKAAEKGHEDICSLLLQHSPALKTVRDRKARLACDLLPCNSGLWDLLAS